A genomic region of Notamacropus eugenii isolate mMacEug1 chromosome 3, mMacEug1.pri_v2, whole genome shotgun sequence contains the following coding sequences:
- the LOC140533086 gene encoding spermidine synthase has protein sequence MSLQVDELLHHQRSRYQEILVFRSKTYGNVLVLDGVIQCTERDEFSYQEMIANLPLCSHPSPRKVLIIGGGDGGVLREVVKHPSVESVVQCEIDEDVIQVSKKYLPGMAVGYSSPKLTLHVRDGFEFMQQNQDAFDVIITDSSDPMGPAESLFKESYYQLMKTALKDDGIVCCQGECQWLHLDLIKEMRHFCKSLFPVVEYAYCTIPTYPSGQIGFMLCSKTPSTNFREPVQQLTQEQVEKMNLKYYNSDIHRAAFVLPEFARKALSDV, from the coding sequence ATGTCCCTGCAGGTGGATGAGCTGCTCCACCACCAGCGCTCCCGCTACCAGGAGATCTTGGTCTTCCGCAGCAAGACCTACGGCAACGTCCTGGTGCTGGATGGAGTCATCCAGTGCACAGAGAGGGACGAATTCTCATACCAGGAGATGATTGCCAACCTGCCCCTGTGCAGCCATCCCAGCCCACGAAAGGTGCTAATCATtggtggtggggatgggggtgtcCTTCGGGAAGTGGTGAAACATCCATCTGTGGAGTCTGTGGTCCAGTGTGAGATTGACGAGGACGTGATCCAGGTCTCTAAGAAATACTTGCCAGGCATGGCCGTGGGCTACTCCAGCCCAAAGCTGACATTACACGTTagagatggatttgaattcatgcagCAGAACCAGGACGCCTTTGATGTCATCATCACTGACTCCTCGGACCCCATGGGTCCTGCCGAGAGTTTGTTCAAAGAGTCTTATTACCAGCTGATGAAGACAGCGCTGAAAGATGATGGGATCGTCTGCTGTCAGGGTGAGTGCCAGTGGCTGCATCTGGACCTCATCAAGGAGATGCGTCACTTCTGCAAGTCTCTGTTCCCTGTTGTGGAATATGCCTACTGCACCATCCCCACGTACCCCAGCGGCCAGATTGGCTTCATGCTCTGCAGCAAGACCCCGAGCACTAACTTCCGGGAGCCAGTGCAGCAGCTGACCCAGGAGCAAGTAGAGAAAATGAACCTCAAATACTACAACTCTGACATCCACCGCGCGGCCTTTGTGCTGCCTGAGTTTGCCCGCAAGGCTCTGAGTGATGTGTGA